TGCCCTCCCAGCGGCGGGAGGCGTTCGGATTGGTCAACCTCGAGGCTATGGCCGCTGGACTGCCTGTGATTGGCAGCCGCGTTGGCGGCATACCGGAAGTCGTAACCAAAGACACGGGTGTGCTCGTCGAGGACTACAGCTCGCCGAAGGCATTTGCAGACGCCATTGCAAGACTTCTCGATGACCCGCAGACATATGGACAGCTTCGGACAGGCGCAATCAAGCGTTCGAAGGAGTTTACTTGGCAAAACACGGCCACTCACTTCGAACGCCTGTATCGGCAACTTGTACCCTGAACCTGGGCGTGAGCCTACCTTCTTGTCAGCTTCGGTCTGTCAATGTCGCGCGCTGAAATGCAAACCTATCTGTCGTTCGAGCGTACACATCCCCCGCCATCCTGCCAACTGCCTGTAATTTGGCGGGATCTATCTTCCCATCCGCGTACACCGACTCGGCAATGTGCATCTTCACAACCCGTCCGAGCACCAAACTTCCCGATCCGGTTTCCTCCCCAAGATGCACCACTTGCACGAGCTGACATTCCATCTGAATGGGACTTTCCAGCACCCGGGGCGGCTTCACCAGATGGCTTGCAACGGGCGTGAGTCCTGATATCTCAAACTCATCCACGTCAGGCGGAAACTCCGGGTTGGTCTGGCTCATCGGTGAAACAAGCGGTTCGTTGACCACGTTTACGACAAATTCGTGTGTCTCTTCGATGTTGCGCAAGGTATCCTTTTTGCTGCCATCGGATCCGCGGCGCATTGGAGCAAAAGAAATGATAAAAGGTTTTGGACAAACCCCATTGAAGAAACTAAACGCAGCCAAGTTGTTGACGCCGCTTTTGTCGACGGTGGAGACAAAAGCAATTGGCCGCGGCACGATGGCGCCAATCAGCAGTTTATAGCTGTCGCGCCAGGGCAGCTCATCTGGCGTCACATCCACAAAGGAACTCCCGCCGTCCATTGATTTCATGTCGACACTCCTTAACATAGCGACCTTTCTCGACGATTGGTCTCATCACCACGTTTTGCGACGCTTAATCGTCCAGCCACGAGAACATGTAATTCGTATCTTCCACAGCGGTAGCCGGTTGTAGTACCTTGAGCGGCCTAAAGGTGTCCATCATGACTGCGAGTTCCTCTGTCCCCGGTTTCCCGATGCTGGCTTCGGCTGTGCCAGGATGAGGACCGTGAGGAATTCCGCTCGGATGCAGCGTGACGGACCCAACCTCAATGCCCTTGCGACTCATGAAGTTCCCGCGAACATAATAGAGCACTTCGTCACTGTCGATGTTGCTGTGGTTGTACGGAGCCGGTATGGCTTCCGGATGGTAATCAAACAGCCGTGGCACAAACGAACAGATGACAAAGCCTTCTCCGGCGAAAGTTTGATGGACCGGAGGTGGCTGATGAATTCGCCCAGTGATGGGTTCGAAGTCCTCGATGTTCAGCGCGTACGG
The Alicyclobacillus curvatus genome window above contains:
- a CDS encoding flavin reductase family protein, translating into MDVTPDELPWRDSYKLLIGAIVPRPIAFVSTVDKSGVNNLAAFSFFNGVCPKPFIISFAPMRRGSDGSKKDTLRNIEETHEFVVNVVNEPLVSPMSQTNPEFPPDVDEFEISGLTPVASHLVKPPRVLESPIQMECQLVQVVHLGEETGSGSLVLGRVVKMHIAESVYADGKIDPAKLQAVGRMAGDVYARTTDRFAFQRATLTDRS